In the Drosophila biarmipes strain raj3 chromosome X, RU_DBia_V1.1, whole genome shotgun sequence genome, one interval contains:
- the LOC108023663 gene encoding la-related protein 7: MAAKSTEKEKGEGQEPTTPAEKPDPAASTDPEGQKTKEPATEDTTPAKKDGGRKRKRHLFNSIRGQMEFYFGDANLSKDRFLRRFVEQDPYVPLEIFLTFNKIKTLTQDVQQIAKALSNSQLLELDETKLKVKRRTKLPDQRDVNGKTLYVEALPANATHDWLKEVFSRYGPVAYVSLPHYPGTKRIKEFAFIEFEKSGSVEKAVKAFAQVQGVLSVETDPGELASVRSFQQQQQLQQKAEQPQEEADSVEPPKRNLKREAGDKDREEGQDIKRVKLEEDQANETSTAEETCSETDAEATAEASEQEEKTEPAEGDGAAKKRRRKRKKKAIVDKPNIEPSALELKVLPKTSWSSLRNKYLNLQRRLVSEAKSKLWRENHPQNQQHHHHQPHHQNHLKPSQLPEAAKEEETGGEVPSDGGEAAADAVPVPAKRRKAVHKMNMNFYGAGGVESTKSEEPSHERTPLFKYEPGLIVECSLLEPCTNVKEFKADMRQYPDIKYVDIKEGDVVAQLRVATPSAAEELVRQVSCAERQLKVLSGQQETLYWRKIEQDREAKLSKKVRVQQKRGREKVSKLLAKHIKFDEGDDEVQAAAMD, translated from the exons ATGGCTGCCAAAAGCACTGAGAAAGAGAAGGGCGAGGGCCAGGAGCCCACCACCCCGGCGGAGAAACCAGATCCGGCCGCATCCACTGATCCCGAAGGGCAAAAGACCAAGGAACCGGCAACGGAGGACACAACGCCGGCCAAAAAGGATGGAGGCCGCAAGAGGAAGCGCCACTTGTTCAACTCCATTCGTGGCCAAATGGAGTTCTACTTTGGCGACGCTAATTTGAGCAAGGATCGTTTCCTGCGCCGCTTTGTGGAGCAGGATCCAT ATGTACCATTGGAGATCTTCCTCACCTTCAACAAAATCAAGACGCTCACCCAGGATGTGCAGCAGATAGCCAAGGCGTTGAGCAACTCCCAGCTCCTGGAGCTGGACGAGACCAAGCTAAAGGTGAAGCGCAGGACCAAGCTCCCGGATCAGCGGGATGTTAATGGCAAAACTCTGTACGTAGAGGCCCTGCCCGCCAATGCCACCCACGATTGGCTGAAGGAGGTGTTCAGCCGCTACGGACCGGTGGCCTACGTTTCCTTGCCCCACTATCCGGGTACCAAGAGGATCAAGGAGTTCGCCTTCATCGAATTTGAGAAGAGCGGCTCCGTGGAGAAGGCAGTGAAGGCTTTTGCCCAGGTTCAGGGCGTTTTGTCCGTGGAAACCGATCCTGGCGAGCTGGCCAGCGTGCGCTCattccagcagcagcagcagctgcaacagAAAGCGGAGCAACCGCAGGAGGAGGCCGACTCGGTGGAGCCGCCCAAGCGAAACCTTAAGAGGGAGGCTGGGGACAAGGATCGCGAGGAAGGGCAAGATATAAAGCGTGTCAAACTGGAGGAGGACCAGGCCAACGAGACCTCCACAGCGGAGGAAACATGCAGCGAAACGGATGCGGAGGCCACGGCAGAGGCTTCCGAGCAGGAGGAAAAGACAGAGCCAGCCGAGGGCGATGGTGCGGCCAAGAAGCGTCGTCGCAAGCGAAAGAAGAAGGCGATTGTGGACAAGCCAAACATTGAGCCCAGTGCCCTGGAGCTCAAGGTGCTGCCCAAGACCAGTTGGAGCAGTCTGCGCAACAAGTACTTGAATCTACAGCGCCGCCTGGTCAGCGAGGCGAAGAGCAAGCTGTGGCGGGAAAATCACCCCCAGAATCAGCAGCACCATCATCACCAGCCGCACCACCAGAACCATCTCAAGCCCTCACAGCTGCCCGAGGCGGCCAAAGAGGAGGAAACCGGAGGCGAGGTGCCAAGCGACGGCGGCGAAGCTGCAGCAGATGCCGTTCCAGTGCCAGCCAAGCGTCGCAAGGCTGTTCACAAGATGAACATGAACTTCTACGGCGCCGGCGGCGTGGAATCCACGAAATCCGAAGAGCCTTCGCATGAACGCACGCCCCTCTTTAAATACGAGCCCGGACTGATTGTTGAGTGCTCTCTCCTTGAGCCCTGCACCAATGTGAAAGAGTTTAAGGCTGACATGCGCCAGTATCCAGATATTAAATATGTGGATATCAAGGAGGGGGATGTGGTGGCCCAGCTGCGTGTGGCCACTCCTTCTGCCGCGGAGGAACTGGTGCGCCAAGTCAGTTGTGCAGAGAGGCAGCTAAAGGTGCTATCCGGCCAGCAGGAGACACTCTATTGGCGCAAAATCGAGCAGGATCGCGAGGCGAAACTGTCGAAAAAGGTGCGTGTTCAGCAGAAGCGCGGTCGCGAGAAGGTCTCCAAGCTGCTGGCCAAGCACATCAAGTTCGATGAGGGCGATGATGAAGTGCAGGCGGCCGCCATGGATTGA